Proteins from a single region of Felis catus isolate Fca126 chromosome B4, F.catus_Fca126_mat1.0, whole genome shotgun sequence:
- the PARP11 gene encoding protein mono-ADP-ribosyltransferase PARP11 isoform X1 — protein MKTVFPCAEMFHKAEEFLPGTANSEMDEMDTSDTQWGWFYLAECGKWHMFQPDTNIQCTVSSEDIEKSFKTNPCGAISFTTSKFSYKIDFAEMKQMNLITGKQRLIKRAPFSISAFSYICENEAIPMPPHWENVNTDVPYQLIPLHNQTHEYNEVASLFGKTMDRHRIKRIQRIQNLDLWEFFCRKKAQLKKKRGVPQINEQMLFHGTSSEFVEAICIHNFDWRINGIHGAVFGKGTYFARDAAYSSRFCKDDIKHGNTFQIHGVSLQQRHLFRTYKSMFLARVLIGDYINGDSKYMRPPSKDGSYVNLYDSCVDDTWNPKIFVVFDANQIYPEYLIDFY, from the exons ATGAAAACTGTCTTCCCTTGTGCC GAGATGTTTCACAAAGCAGAAGAATTTTTACCCGGAACGGCAAATAGTGAGATGGATGAGATGGACACGTCAGACACCCAGTGGGGCTGGTTTTACTTGGCGGAGTGCGGGAAGTGGCACATGTTTCAG CCGGACACCAACATTCAGTGTACAGTTAGCAGTGAAGATATCGAAAAAAGCTTCAAAACAAACCCTTGTGGCGCCATTTCTTTTACTACTTCCAAATTCAGCTACAAGATAGACTTTGCAg aaatgaagcaaatgaaTCTCATCACTGGAAAACAGCGCTTAATAAAAAGAGCCCCCTTTTCTATCAGTGCTTTCAG TTATATATGTGAAAACGAGGCTATCCCCATGCCCCCGCACTGGGAGAACGTGAACACTGACGTGCCCTATCAG CTTATTCCTTTGCACAATCAAACACATGAGTATAATGAAGTTGCTAGTCTCTTTGGGAAAACAATGGATCGCCACAGAATTAAAAGAATTCAGAGAATTCAAAATCTGGACTTGTGGGAGTTCTTCTGCAG GAAAAAGGCTCAGCTCAAGAAAAAACGAGGCGTGCCTCAGATTAATGAACAGATGCTCTTTCATGGTACCAGCAGTGAATTTGTGGAAGCAATTTGCATTCATAACTTCGATTGGAGAATAAATGGTATACATGGTGCTGTCTTTGGGAAAG GAACCTATTTTGCTAGAGATGCTGCTTACTCCAGTCGCTTCTGCAAAGATGACATAAAGCACGGAAACACATTCCAAATTCATGGCGTCAGCCTGCAACAGCGGCATCTGTTCAGAACGTATAAATCTATGTTTCTTGCTCGAGTGCTAATTGGGGATTACATAAACGGAGACTCCAAATACATGCGGCCTCCTTCCAAGGACGGGAGCTATGTGAATTTATACGACAGCTGTGTGGATGATACCTGGAACCCAAAGATCTTTGTGGTGTTTGACGCCAACCAGATCTACCCTGAGTACTTGATAGATTTTTATTGA
- the PARP11 gene encoding protein mono-ADP-ribosyltransferase PARP11 isoform X2: MWEANPEMFHKAEEFLPGTANSEMDEMDTSDTQWGWFYLAECGKWHMFQPDTNIQCTVSSEDIEKSFKTNPCGAISFTTSKFSYKIDFAEMKQMNLITGKQRLIKRAPFSISAFSYICENEAIPMPPHWENVNTDVPYQLIPLHNQTHEYNEVASLFGKTMDRHRIKRIQRIQNLDLWEFFCRKKAQLKKKRGVPQINEQMLFHGTSSEFVEAICIHNFDWRINGIHGAVFGKGTYFARDAAYSSRFCKDDIKHGNTFQIHGVSLQQRHLFRTYKSMFLARVLIGDYINGDSKYMRPPSKDGSYVNLYDSCVDDTWNPKIFVVFDANQIYPEYLIDFY; encoded by the exons GAGATGTTTCACAAAGCAGAAGAATTTTTACCCGGAACGGCAAATAGTGAGATGGATGAGATGGACACGTCAGACACCCAGTGGGGCTGGTTTTACTTGGCGGAGTGCGGGAAGTGGCACATGTTTCAG CCGGACACCAACATTCAGTGTACAGTTAGCAGTGAAGATATCGAAAAAAGCTTCAAAACAAACCCTTGTGGCGCCATTTCTTTTACTACTTCCAAATTCAGCTACAAGATAGACTTTGCAg aaatgaagcaaatgaaTCTCATCACTGGAAAACAGCGCTTAATAAAAAGAGCCCCCTTTTCTATCAGTGCTTTCAG TTATATATGTGAAAACGAGGCTATCCCCATGCCCCCGCACTGGGAGAACGTGAACACTGACGTGCCCTATCAG CTTATTCCTTTGCACAATCAAACACATGAGTATAATGAAGTTGCTAGTCTCTTTGGGAAAACAATGGATCGCCACAGAATTAAAAGAATTCAGAGAATTCAAAATCTGGACTTGTGGGAGTTCTTCTGCAG GAAAAAGGCTCAGCTCAAGAAAAAACGAGGCGTGCCTCAGATTAATGAACAGATGCTCTTTCATGGTACCAGCAGTGAATTTGTGGAAGCAATTTGCATTCATAACTTCGATTGGAGAATAAATGGTATACATGGTGCTGTCTTTGGGAAAG GAACCTATTTTGCTAGAGATGCTGCTTACTCCAGTCGCTTCTGCAAAGATGACATAAAGCACGGAAACACATTCCAAATTCATGGCGTCAGCCTGCAACAGCGGCATCTGTTCAGAACGTATAAATCTATGTTTCTTGCTCGAGTGCTAATTGGGGATTACATAAACGGAGACTCCAAATACATGCGGCCTCCTTCCAAGGACGGGAGCTATGTGAATTTATACGACAGCTGTGTGGATGATACCTGGAACCCAAAGATCTTTGTGGTGTTTGACGCCAACCAGATCTACCCTGAGTACTTGATAGATTTTTATTGA
- the PARP11 gene encoding protein mono-ADP-ribosyltransferase PARP11 isoform X4, protein MKQMNLITGKQRLIKRAPFSISAFSYICENEAIPMPPHWENVNTDVPYQLIPLHNQTHEYNEVASLFGKTMDRHRIKRIQRIQNLDLWEFFCRKKAQLKKKRGVPQINEQMLFHGTSSEFVEAICIHNFDWRINGIHGAVFGKGTYFARDAAYSSRFCKDDIKHGNTFQIHGVSLQQRHLFRTYKSMFLARVLIGDYINGDSKYMRPPSKDGSYVNLYDSCVDDTWNPKIFVVFDANQIYPEYLIDFY, encoded by the exons atgaagcaaatgaaTCTCATCACTGGAAAACAGCGCTTAATAAAAAGAGCCCCCTTTTCTATCAGTGCTTTCAG TTATATATGTGAAAACGAGGCTATCCCCATGCCCCCGCACTGGGAGAACGTGAACACTGACGTGCCCTATCAG CTTATTCCTTTGCACAATCAAACACATGAGTATAATGAAGTTGCTAGTCTCTTTGGGAAAACAATGGATCGCCACAGAATTAAAAGAATTCAGAGAATTCAAAATCTGGACTTGTGGGAGTTCTTCTGCAG GAAAAAGGCTCAGCTCAAGAAAAAACGAGGCGTGCCTCAGATTAATGAACAGATGCTCTTTCATGGTACCAGCAGTGAATTTGTGGAAGCAATTTGCATTCATAACTTCGATTGGAGAATAAATGGTATACATGGTGCTGTCTTTGGGAAAG GAACCTATTTTGCTAGAGATGCTGCTTACTCCAGTCGCTTCTGCAAAGATGACATAAAGCACGGAAACACATTCCAAATTCATGGCGTCAGCCTGCAACAGCGGCATCTGTTCAGAACGTATAAATCTATGTTTCTTGCTCGAGTGCTAATTGGGGATTACATAAACGGAGACTCCAAATACATGCGGCCTCCTTCCAAGGACGGGAGCTATGTGAATTTATACGACAGCTGTGTGGATGATACCTGGAACCCAAAGATCTTTGTGGTGTTTGACGCCAACCAGATCTACCCTGAGTACTTGATAGATTTTTATTGA
- the PARP11 gene encoding protein mono-ADP-ribosyltransferase PARP11 isoform X3 encodes MFHKAEEFLPGTANSEMDEMDTSDTQWGWFYLAECGKWHMFQPDTNIQCTVSSEDIEKSFKTNPCGAISFTTSKFSYKIDFAEMKQMNLITGKQRLIKRAPFSISAFSYICENEAIPMPPHWENVNTDVPYQLIPLHNQTHEYNEVASLFGKTMDRHRIKRIQRIQNLDLWEFFCRKKAQLKKKRGVPQINEQMLFHGTSSEFVEAICIHNFDWRINGIHGAVFGKGTYFARDAAYSSRFCKDDIKHGNTFQIHGVSLQQRHLFRTYKSMFLARVLIGDYINGDSKYMRPPSKDGSYVNLYDSCVDDTWNPKIFVVFDANQIYPEYLIDFY; translated from the exons ATGTTTCACAAAGCAGAAGAATTTTTACCCGGAACGGCAAATAGTGAGATGGATGAGATGGACACGTCAGACACCCAGTGGGGCTGGTTTTACTTGGCGGAGTGCGGGAAGTGGCACATGTTTCAG CCGGACACCAACATTCAGTGTACAGTTAGCAGTGAAGATATCGAAAAAAGCTTCAAAACAAACCCTTGTGGCGCCATTTCTTTTACTACTTCCAAATTCAGCTACAAGATAGACTTTGCAg aaatgaagcaaatgaaTCTCATCACTGGAAAACAGCGCTTAATAAAAAGAGCCCCCTTTTCTATCAGTGCTTTCAG TTATATATGTGAAAACGAGGCTATCCCCATGCCCCCGCACTGGGAGAACGTGAACACTGACGTGCCCTATCAG CTTATTCCTTTGCACAATCAAACACATGAGTATAATGAAGTTGCTAGTCTCTTTGGGAAAACAATGGATCGCCACAGAATTAAAAGAATTCAGAGAATTCAAAATCTGGACTTGTGGGAGTTCTTCTGCAG GAAAAAGGCTCAGCTCAAGAAAAAACGAGGCGTGCCTCAGATTAATGAACAGATGCTCTTTCATGGTACCAGCAGTGAATTTGTGGAAGCAATTTGCATTCATAACTTCGATTGGAGAATAAATGGTATACATGGTGCTGTCTTTGGGAAAG GAACCTATTTTGCTAGAGATGCTGCTTACTCCAGTCGCTTCTGCAAAGATGACATAAAGCACGGAAACACATTCCAAATTCATGGCGTCAGCCTGCAACAGCGGCATCTGTTCAGAACGTATAAATCTATGTTTCTTGCTCGAGTGCTAATTGGGGATTACATAAACGGAGACTCCAAATACATGCGGCCTCCTTCCAAGGACGGGAGCTATGTGAATTTATACGACAGCTGTGTGGATGATACCTGGAACCCAAAGATCTTTGTGGTGTTTGACGCCAACCAGATCTACCCTGAGTACTTGATAGATTTTTATTGA